One Brevibacillus choshinensis genomic window carries:
- a CDS encoding N-acetylglucosamine kinase yields MAAVRIPLLAVDGGGTKCLAVLVDRSRQEVGTGRSGSCNYQGIGEEAASRELMQAISQSLEDALTRNNLTLLLGHEGTKVTQWEVECAVFGIAGLDTEHDREVITKMVHGVLQQLHIRVRHLIIENDGFAALLGATGGKPGILVIAGTGSIAFGVNEAGETARSGGWGHRVGDEGSGYWIGKKAITAVLKAEDGRGEPTVLKERLLPFIDLARVDELFNWTYSPHYSVDKVGELSVLVSQAADQGDLVALQILETAGEELALAARAVIERLQMKNKPFHMILQGGVLQNDDRVRKIVVERVNGYASHVVIENAQNDPIYGVIAKGLAYLDSQSGQ; encoded by the coding sequence ATGGCAGCTGTGCGGATTCCTCTCCTCGCAGTGGACGGAGGAGGCACCAAGTGCTTGGCCGTGCTGGTGGACCGTTCCAGACAGGAAGTCGGCACAGGACGCTCTGGCTCTTGCAACTATCAAGGGATCGGGGAGGAAGCTGCTTCCCGTGAGCTGATGCAAGCCATATCCCAGTCGCTGGAGGATGCCCTGACGCGAAACAATCTGACGCTGCTCCTCGGTCATGAGGGGACAAAGGTCACCCAATGGGAAGTGGAGTGTGCGGTTTTTGGCATCGCTGGCCTGGATACGGAGCACGATCGCGAGGTCATCACCAAAATGGTTCATGGCGTCCTGCAACAGTTACACATTCGCGTCCGTCATTTAATTATCGAGAACGACGGTTTTGCAGCCTTGCTCGGTGCCACCGGAGGCAAGCCAGGAATACTGGTCATCGCAGGTACGGGGTCCATTGCGTTCGGGGTGAATGAAGCCGGGGAAACGGCGCGCTCAGGCGGCTGGGGCCATCGGGTAGGTGACGAAGGCAGCGGCTACTGGATTGGAAAAAAGGCGATCACAGCCGTACTCAAAGCCGAGGATGGGAGAGGAGAGCCTACCGTTCTGAAAGAGAGGCTCCTTCCTTTCATCGATCTGGCCAGAGTGGACGAACTGTTTAATTGGACGTACAGCCCTCACTATTCGGTGGACAAAGTTGGCGAGCTGTCTGTGCTCGTCAGTCAGGCAGCAGACCAGGGAGACCTTGTTGCGCTGCAGATCCTGGAGACGGCGGGAGAGGAGCTGGCCCTGGCCGCCCGTGCCGTGATCGAACGCTTGCAAATGAAAAACAAGCCTTTCCATATGATTTTGCAGGGAGGCGTTCTGCAAAATGACGATCGGGTGAGAAAAATCGTGGTCGAGCGAGTGAACGGCTACGCCTCCCACGTCGTTATCGAAAATGCGCAGAACGATCCCATCTACGGTGTCATTGCAAAAGGGTTGGCGTATCTGGACAGCCAATCCGGACAGTAA
- a CDS encoding PIG-L deacetylase family protein encodes MKKVMVVFPHPDDESFACGGTLAKCKEANQMTCLICVTSGCGGRTGPYSIDCREKLARHREQELGKAAEVLGISRLDLFRYPDGSLAEADFDELVGRIREAITDWQPDVVVTFPPDGVTGHPDHIVTCKATTRAVELAELEMSTDDYPDLYYVSIPHYYDHCPDKGPNPAVPITGKVDITRFRLQKGEALRAHQSQVYSVNRAYPGVIEGDFGVIGCYEYYTLVRSKGKPVELNPRRTGSR; translated from the coding sequence ATGAAAAAAGTGATGGTAGTGTTTCCCCACCCTGACGATGAATCATTTGCTTGCGGCGGCACACTGGCGAAGTGCAAAGAGGCGAATCAGATGACGTGCCTGATCTGCGTGACGTCGGGTTGCGGCGGACGCACTGGCCCGTATTCAATCGATTGCCGTGAAAAGCTGGCTCGTCACCGGGAGCAGGAGCTGGGTAAAGCTGCCGAGGTCTTGGGAATTTCCCGACTGGATTTGTTTCGCTACCCGGACGGATCCCTGGCGGAGGCTGATTTTGATGAGCTGGTGGGAAGGATCCGCGAGGCGATCACGGATTGGCAGCCTGACGTTGTCGTGACCTTTCCGCCGGATGGAGTGACGGGACATCCCGATCACATTGTAACCTGCAAAGCGACGACCCGTGCGGTAGAGCTGGCAGAGCTCGAAATGTCCACGGACGATTATCCGGATCTGTATTACGTGTCCATCCCCCATTATTACGATCACTGCCCAGACAAAGGCCCGAACCCGGCTGTACCGATTACTGGAAAGGTGGACATCACGAGATTCCGACTGCAAAAGGGAGAAGCATTGCGGGCGCACCAAAGCCAGGTCTATTCGGTGAATCGCGCCTATCCTGGGGTCATCGAAGGGGATTTTGGCGTCATCGGCTGCTATGAATATTACACCCTCGTTCGTTCCAAGGGGAAGCCAGTCGAGCTGAACCCGCGACGAACGGGATCCCGGTGA
- the gabT gene encoding 4-aminobutyrate--2-oxoglutarate transaminase: protein MSSTTRSYVNIQTPIPGPKAKGLLDKKEQHVPRGPFTTVPTFAVKGEGALLTDVDGNTFIDFAGAIGTLNAGHCPPKVVEALKEQLDKYIHPCFHVMMYEPYVELAEKLNQITPGTHAKKTFFLNSGAEAVENAIKIARKYTGRKAVISFERGFHGRTLLGMSLTSKVKPYKYGFGPFAPDVYKMQYPYYYRAPQGMTPEVLDQELLKKLEEFFLVEVAAEEVAAIIMEPVQGEGGFVVPSKTFVQGVKAICEKHGILFIADEIQTGFGRTGKLFAMEHFDVVPDLMTMSKSIAAGLPISAVTGRAEVMDAPEPGQIGGTYGGSPLGCVAALKVIEMMEEENLLQKANQIGETVISRFQAMQQKHAVIGDVRGLGAMVAVELVLDRESKAPADELTAKIVAECNRRGVVTLSAGIFKNVIRILSPLVITDAQLAEALDIIEEVFAELA, encoded by the coding sequence GTGAGCAGCACGACCAGAAGCTATGTAAACATCCAAACACCAATCCCTGGGCCAAAAGCAAAGGGCTTGCTGGACAAAAAAGAGCAGCATGTCCCCCGCGGTCCGTTTACGACCGTACCCACGTTTGCTGTGAAGGGTGAAGGAGCGCTCTTGACGGACGTGGACGGAAATACGTTCATCGATTTCGCAGGGGCCATCGGCACGCTGAATGCAGGGCATTGCCCACCGAAAGTGGTAGAGGCGCTGAAAGAACAGCTGGACAAATACATCCACCCTTGCTTCCACGTCATGATGTATGAGCCGTACGTGGAACTGGCAGAAAAGCTGAATCAAATCACGCCGGGTACGCACGCCAAGAAGACCTTTTTCCTGAACAGCGGGGCAGAGGCGGTCGAAAATGCGATCAAGATCGCCCGCAAATACACGGGACGCAAGGCGGTCATTTCCTTTGAGCGCGGATTCCATGGGCGCACACTCCTCGGGATGTCGCTGACCAGCAAGGTGAAGCCGTACAAATACGGCTTTGGCCCATTTGCTCCAGATGTGTACAAAATGCAGTATCCGTACTACTACCGTGCTCCGCAAGGGATGACGCCAGAGGTGCTCGATCAGGAGCTCCTGAAGAAGCTGGAGGAGTTCTTCCTCGTAGAAGTCGCAGCGGAAGAGGTGGCGGCGATCATCATGGAACCAGTGCAAGGCGAGGGTGGATTCGTCGTCCCTTCCAAAACGTTCGTACAGGGCGTAAAAGCCATTTGCGAAAAGCATGGCATCCTGTTCATCGCAGACGAGATTCAGACAGGCTTTGGACGTACGGGCAAGTTGTTTGCCATGGAGCATTTTGACGTGGTACCTGATCTGATGACCATGTCCAAATCGATCGCGGCCGGGCTGCCAATCAGTGCCGTGACGGGACGCGCTGAGGTCATGGATGCCCCTGAGCCAGGCCAGATCGGGGGAACGTACGGAGGTAGCCCCCTCGGATGCGTGGCTGCATTGAAAGTGATTGAAATGATGGAAGAGGAAAACCTGCTGCAAAAGGCAAACCAGATCGGTGAGACTGTCATCTCCCGGTTTCAGGCGATGCAACAAAAACATGCGGTCATCGGCGATGTACGCGGATTGGGAGCGATGGTCGCGGTCGAGCTCGTGCTGGATCGGGAAAGCAAGGCACCCGCTGACGAGCTGACCGCCAAGATTGTGGCAGAGTGCAATCGCCGCGGCGTGGTCACACTCAGCGCCGGCATTTTCAAAAACGTGATTCGCATCCTCTCGCCGCTCGTCATCACCGATGCACAGCTGGCAGAAGCGTTGGACATTATCGAAGAAGTCTTCGCAGAATTGGCGTAA
- a CDS encoding aldehyde dehydrogenase family protein, whose translation MMNLKMYINGEWVDAQSKKTREIVNPANGEGIALAAEGDVADARHAISVAREAFDSGVWSDLPAAERARYLFAIADKLEQRADEIGRLETLDNGKPLRETAFDVADAAACFRYYAGMVTKPDGQTYHVADPVQAMVVREPVGVCALIVPWNYPLLMGVWKIAPALAAGNTIVFKPSEVTPVTAIKLFEIIEEVGIPKGVANMVLGAGATVGNELAESHLVDKISFTGGTATGRSIMRAATGNIKKISLELGGKSPNIVFADADFETAVDYALFGIFANQGQVCSAGSRLLLEDSIHDRFVERLVERAKKIRVGAGDDPSTEMGPLVSEAHMEKVLHYIELGKSEGARLLCGGNRITEGNLASGYFVEPTIFTDTTPSMRIVQEEIFGPVLAIQRFKDEADAIRIANDTVYGLAGGVFTQDGAKAMRVIKKLRAGITWINCYHPTYNEAPWGGYKQSGIGRGLGTFGFDEYTEVKQININMAVQPTGWFEN comes from the coding sequence ATGATGAACCTGAAGATGTACATCAACGGGGAATGGGTCGATGCACAAAGCAAAAAGACTCGTGAGATTGTGAATCCCGCTAATGGAGAAGGAATCGCACTGGCTGCGGAAGGAGACGTGGCGGATGCCCGTCATGCCATTTCGGTAGCTCGGGAAGCATTCGATAGTGGCGTATGGTCCGATTTGCCTGCAGCAGAGCGAGCGCGTTACCTGTTTGCCATCGCTGACAAGCTGGAGCAGCGGGCAGACGAAATCGGACGACTGGAGACTCTCGATAATGGCAAACCGCTTCGGGAAACAGCTTTCGACGTAGCGGATGCAGCAGCCTGCTTCCGGTACTATGCAGGAATGGTTACCAAGCCGGATGGCCAGACGTACCATGTCGCCGATCCTGTCCAAGCGATGGTCGTGCGCGAACCGGTCGGGGTGTGTGCCTTGATCGTACCGTGGAACTACCCGCTGCTGATGGGGGTATGGAAGATCGCCCCTGCACTCGCTGCCGGCAATACGATTGTCTTCAAGCCGTCCGAAGTAACACCGGTCACCGCCATCAAGCTGTTTGAGATCATCGAGGAAGTAGGCATTCCCAAAGGCGTTGCCAACATGGTGCTGGGAGCTGGCGCTACCGTGGGCAACGAGCTGGCAGAAAGCCACCTCGTGGATAAAATCTCGTTTACCGGAGGCACCGCAACAGGACGAAGCATCATGAGAGCCGCTACAGGCAACATCAAGAAAATATCCTTGGAGCTGGGAGGCAAATCGCCGAATATCGTCTTCGCGGATGCCGATTTTGAAACCGCGGTGGATTATGCGCTGTTTGGTATTTTCGCCAATCAGGGACAGGTTTGCTCCGCAGGTTCCCGCCTCTTGCTGGAAGACAGCATCCATGACCGCTTCGTGGAGCGGCTGGTGGAGCGCGCGAAAAAAATCCGCGTCGGTGCCGGCGACGATCCATCCACAGAGATGGGGCCGCTGGTCAGCGAAGCCCACATGGAAAAGGTGCTGCATTACATCGAACTGGGCAAATCAGAGGGAGCGCGCCTCTTGTGCGGAGGAAACCGCATCACGGAGGGCAATCTCGCAAGCGGCTACTTCGTCGAGCCGACCATTTTCACCGACACGACGCCTTCCATGAGGATCGTCCAGGAGGAAATTTTCGGGCCGGTGCTGGCGATCCAGCGATTCAAGGATGAAGCGGATGCCATTCGCATTGCCAACGATACGGTGTACGGCCTGGCTGGCGGTGTATTTACGCAGGATGGCGCCAAGGCCATGCGCGTGATCAAGAAGCTGCGCGCAGGCATTACCTGGATCAACTGCTACCACCCAACGTACAACGAAGCGCCTTGGGGCGGTTACAAGCAAAGCGGAATCGGCCGCGGTCTCGGTACGTTCGGCTTTGACGAATACACCGAAGTGAAGCAAATCAATATCAATATGGCCGTCCAGCCCACCGGATGGTTTGAGAACTAA
- a CDS encoding GNAT family N-acetyltransferase, with product MGAIHIRPAAAEDVTQLLELLYRYIVDFYKCPRPSEEDLRKIVERLLQHPYEGIQIVAVKEPNQLVGFSTLYFTFNTLEAKRMAILYDLYVSPDERGQKIGEGLLQTCINHIRENDYSHMIWETAHDNAAAQSLYDKCGAQKAVWLNYEIK from the coding sequence ATGGGAGCGATCCATATTCGGCCAGCTGCTGCAGAGGATGTCACACAGCTTCTTGAATTGCTGTATCGGTACATCGTCGACTTCTACAAATGTCCCCGCCCTAGTGAAGAGGATCTCAGAAAAATTGTTGAGCGCTTGCTCCAGCATCCCTATGAAGGAATCCAGATTGTGGCAGTAAAAGAACCGAATCAGCTCGTTGGATTTTCCACTCTCTACTTTACGTTCAATACCTTGGAAGCCAAACGAATGGCGATTCTCTATGATTTATACGTATCCCCAGATGAAAGAGGGCAAAAAATTGGGGAAGGACTTCTGCAGACCTGCATCAATCACATCAGGGAAAATGATTATTCCCACATGATCTGGGAAACGGCTCATGATAATGCAGCTGCACAGTCTTTATACGACAAATGTGGAGCTCAAAAAGCAGTTTGGCTGAACTATGAAATCAAGTAA
- a CDS encoding SAV0927 family protein, with protein sequence MSFDYLYDQSETMLSRYVAFTTDHNRYDLGLFYSQHFDGKSFVLSLQNMQSVLISSDDIAFDHGWIDKLAVRAEDVEVVSSFLKKTLSSLFNNHDLD encoded by the coding sequence ATGTCTTTTGACTATCTGTACGATCAATCGGAGACCATGCTTTCCCGCTATGTGGCGTTTACGACAGACCACAACCGCTATGACCTGGGCCTGTTCTACTCCCAACACTTTGACGGAAAGAGCTTTGTCCTTTCTTTGCAAAATATGCAGTCCGTTCTGATCTCCTCCGATGACATCGCCTTTGACCATGGCTGGATCGACAAGCTGGCCGTCCGAGCGGAAGACGTGGAGGTCGTATCCAGCTTCCTGAAAAAGACGCTCTCTTCCCTATTTAACAACCACGATCTGGATTGA
- a CDS encoding APC family permease has product MYRSAEPEKMPTLKRSLKLWHVIVLGLGYLTPLTVFDTYGIVTQETSGHVPTAYLLALAAMLFTAASYGSMVKEFPVAGSAYSYARQTLNPHFGFLVGWVSLLDYVFLPIINVLLGTIYLSAAFPNVPSWILGLLLAAVTTGVNLRGIKSTANFNTLLVIFQVLVVGIFTVLAIQHLTGTTPSGNAFPVTPFYGEGMTFPTLMAGAAILCFSFLGFDAVTTYTEEAINPMKTIPRGIFLVALIGGVIFIIASYFTQLAFPSVAQFQNQDSPSPEMSMILGGDLFHSIFVAGSITAALASGIASHASASRLLFAMGRENVLPKKLFGNLHPVKGIPVGNVLFIGAVSLSSLFLDLETALAFINFGALTAFTAVNLSVFAHYYIRKKQRSAKDTFKYLISPLIGASFVAFLWINLDSHALTLGIVWTLIGIGYLLFTTKAFRKSPPVIDFEESI; this is encoded by the coding sequence ATGTACAGATCCGCGGAACCAGAGAAAATGCCTACATTAAAAAGAAGCTTGAAGCTGTGGCACGTCATCGTGCTCGGCTTGGGATATTTGACGCCTCTCACCGTTTTTGATACGTATGGGATCGTCACGCAGGAAACGAGCGGCCATGTTCCGACCGCTTATTTGCTCGCACTCGCTGCCATGCTGTTTACGGCTGCCAGCTACGGAAGCATGGTCAAGGAATTTCCGGTAGCGGGCTCCGCCTACTCCTACGCCCGCCAAACGCTCAACCCTCACTTTGGTTTTCTCGTCGGCTGGGTGTCGCTCCTGGATTACGTCTTTTTGCCCATCATCAATGTGCTGCTGGGGACAATCTACCTTTCCGCCGCCTTTCCAAACGTCCCTTCCTGGATCCTCGGCCTGCTGCTCGCCGCGGTCACCACAGGCGTCAATCTGCGCGGCATCAAATCGACGGCCAATTTCAATACGCTGCTCGTCATTTTTCAAGTATTGGTTGTCGGGATCTTCACGGTGTTGGCCATTCAGCATCTGACCGGGACAACCCCAAGCGGCAACGCCTTTCCGGTCACACCGTTTTACGGAGAAGGAATGACTTTCCCTACGCTCATGGCAGGCGCTGCGATTCTGTGTTTCTCGTTTCTGGGCTTTGATGCCGTCACGACCTACACGGAAGAAGCGATAAATCCGATGAAGACCATTCCCCGTGGCATTTTTCTCGTCGCCCTGATCGGCGGCGTCATCTTCATCATTGCTTCTTATTTCACCCAACTGGCTTTTCCGTCCGTTGCGCAGTTCCAAAATCAGGACTCCCCTTCACCGGAGATGTCCATGATCCTTGGCGGGGACTTGTTCCATTCCATATTCGTCGCTGGAAGCATCACGGCCGCGCTCGCTTCGGGGATTGCCTCCCACGCGAGTGCATCCCGCTTGCTGTTCGCCATGGGACGGGAAAACGTGCTGCCCAAAAAGCTGTTCGGCAATCTGCATCCCGTCAAAGGCATTCCCGTCGGCAATGTCCTCTTCATCGGGGCCGTCTCTTTGTCTTCCCTCTTTCTGGATCTGGAGACAGCGCTCGCGTTCATTAATTTTGGCGCGTTGACCGCATTTACTGCCGTCAATCTGTCGGTCTTTGCCCATTACTACATCCGCAAAAAACAGCGTTCGGCCAAAGACACCTTCAAATATTTGATTTCTCCGTTGATTGGGGCCAGCTTCGTCGCCTTCCTCTGGATAAATCTCGACAGCCACGCCCTGACACTCGGGATTGTCTGGACCTTGATCGGCATCGGCTATTTGCTGTTCACCACCAAAGCATTCCGCAAAAGCCCTCCGGTGATCGACTTTGAGGAATCCATCTGA
- a CDS encoding aldehyde dehydrogenase family protein: protein MMNKKSLFINGEWVEATEYVTLTSPYSGEAIAQIPAATKEEVDAAIEAAYQARDKMRSLPAHARAAILEKLASLMEARAEEAARIIALEAAKPITTAKGEVARTIQTYKFAAEEAKRIHGETLPLDAAPGGENRVAYTVREPLGVIGAITPFNFPMNLVAHKVGPAIASGNTVVLKPAAQTPLSAYFLAELLQEAGLPAGALNVVTGSGRVVGDLIVTDERVQMVTFTGSPGVGIGIRNKAGLKRVTLELGSNAAVIIDKGVDISKIIARCVQGAFAFQGQVCISLQRVYVHEDLYEEFAKAFMGATNRLVVGDPLDPKTDVSALISPADVDRTLAWIEEAKQRGARVITGGKAEGHALLPTVLLEADPALKVSCQEVFAPIVLINKIASVEEGIALVNDSRYGLQAGIYTENIHTALMAAEKLHVGGVMINDIPTFRVDHMPYGGVKESGTGREGLKYAVEEMTEMKLVVFNRN, encoded by the coding sequence ATGATGAATAAAAAGAGTTTGTTTATCAACGGTGAATGGGTGGAAGCAACTGAGTACGTGACACTGACCTCTCCTTACAGCGGGGAAGCCATCGCGCAAATCCCGGCGGCAACAAAAGAGGAAGTGGACGCGGCGATCGAAGCAGCCTATCAGGCGAGAGACAAGATGAGATCGCTCCCGGCGCATGCGCGTGCGGCGATTTTGGAAAAGCTCGCGTCGCTGATGGAAGCGCGTGCCGAAGAAGCTGCGCGTATCATCGCGCTGGAGGCAGCGAAGCCGATTACAACGGCAAAGGGAGAAGTGGCCCGGACGATCCAAACCTACAAGTTCGCAGCCGAAGAGGCAAAGCGGATTCACGGGGAGACGCTGCCGCTCGACGCAGCGCCAGGAGGGGAAAATCGCGTGGCGTACACCGTTCGGGAACCTCTCGGCGTCATCGGGGCCATCACGCCGTTCAACTTCCCGATGAATCTGGTCGCACACAAGGTAGGTCCGGCTATCGCGTCCGGCAATACCGTCGTCTTGAAGCCGGCTGCCCAGACGCCTCTCTCTGCGTATTTTTTGGCGGAGCTGCTGCAGGAGGCAGGACTGCCAGCAGGAGCACTGAACGTCGTGACGGGAAGCGGCCGCGTCGTCGGTGACCTGATCGTCACGGATGAACGCGTACAGATGGTGACCTTTACGGGAAGCCCTGGAGTAGGAATCGGCATCCGCAACAAGGCAGGGCTGAAGCGGGTCACGCTGGAACTGGGCTCCAACGCCGCTGTCATCATCGACAAGGGAGTCGATATCTCCAAAATCATCGCCCGCTGTGTGCAAGGCGCTTTTGCCTTCCAGGGGCAGGTCTGCATTTCCCTCCAGCGCGTATATGTGCACGAGGATCTGTATGAGGAATTTGCAAAAGCATTCATGGGGGCGACAAATCGTCTGGTAGTGGGCGATCCGCTCGATCCGAAAACGGATGTGTCTGCCCTGATCTCCCCGGCGGATGTGGATCGCACCCTGGCCTGGATTGAAGAAGCGAAGCAGAGGGGAGCGCGGGTCATTACCGGAGGCAAAGCGGAGGGCCATGCACTGCTGCCGACCGTATTGCTCGAGGCAGATCCTGCCCTCAAGGTATCCTGCCAGGAGGTTTTCGCGCCGATCGTACTGATCAACAAGATCGCATCAGTCGAGGAAGGCATTGCGCTGGTCAATGACTCGCGCTACGGACTGCAGGCGGGAATCTACACGGAAAATATTCACACGGCGCTCATGGCAGCGGAAAAGCTGCATGTAGGCGGCGTCATGATCAATGATATCCCGACGTTCCGCGTCGATCACATGCCCTACGGCGGTGTGAAGGAAAGCGGAACAGGGCGGGAAGGGCTCAAATACGCGGTTGAAGAAATGACCGAGATGAAATTGGTGGTGTTCAACCGCAATTAA
- the speB gene encoding agmatinase yields the protein MQYPLTPDVKPEFCTTGTFMRLPSHREDAKVAILGQPFDTAASFRVGARFAPQAIRQASMTLFPYHPTHKVYPFEDTQAIDIGDVPVIPHNIHRSYELMEAAMLDLMKKGIVPIGLGGDHSITLAALRAAKKIYGKVALIQFDSHTDTWDTYYDEKYWHGSPFIRAYEEDLLLPDKVFQVGIRGTLNHPGDLEASYELGYNVITTSELRSRGFDDVVGQIKAAIGDTPCFLTFDIDFVDPAFAPGTGTLEVGGFTSHEALQLVRSLTDLNYIGFDLVEVLPPYDPTQITSLLAATLIHDFAALVALKMKA from the coding sequence ATGCAATATCCACTGACACCCGATGTGAAGCCAGAATTTTGCACGACAGGCACGTTCATGCGCCTGCCCTCTCATAGAGAAGATGCCAAGGTGGCGATTCTGGGCCAGCCATTTGATACGGCCGCTTCGTTTCGCGTAGGTGCCCGTTTTGCACCCCAAGCGATTCGCCAGGCATCCATGACGCTATTCCCTTATCATCCGACGCACAAGGTCTATCCGTTTGAAGATACCCAAGCGATCGATATCGGCGATGTTCCCGTCATTCCGCACAATATTCACCGCAGCTATGAGCTGATGGAAGCGGCCATGCTCGATTTGATGAAAAAGGGCATCGTTCCCATCGGGTTGGGAGGGGACCATTCGATTACGCTGGCTGCCCTGCGAGCGGCCAAGAAAATATATGGCAAGGTCGCTTTGATCCAGTTCGATTCCCACACGGACACGTGGGATACCTATTACGATGAGAAGTACTGGCATGGATCTCCGTTTATCCGGGCTTATGAAGAAGACTTGCTATTGCCGGACAAAGTGTTCCAGGTCGGCATCCGCGGCACTCTGAACCATCCCGGCGATCTGGAAGCCAGCTACGAGCTCGGGTACAACGTGATCACGACCAGTGAACTGCGCAGCCGGGGATTCGATGACGTCGTGGGTCAGATCAAAGCGGCGATCGGCGACACGCCTTGCTTTTTGACTTTTGACATTGATTTTGTCGATCCCGCCTTCGCTCCCGGTACAGGAACATTGGAGGTCGGAGGCTTCACCAGCCACGAAGCACTGCAGCTGGTCCGCTCGCTCACGGATCTGAACTACATCGGCTTCGATCTCGTGGAGGTGCTCCCTCCGTACGATCCGACGCAAATCACATCCTTGCTCGCCGCGACGCTGATCCATGATTTTGCCGCGTTGGTGGCGTTGAAGATGAAAGCCTAG
- a CDS encoding Glu/Leu/Phe/Val family dehydrogenase has protein sequence MSVQAKEIIQTEENHPLKEFQLHLREACELLHYSESVYELLAEPLRFFTVRIPVRMDNGKTEVFTGFRAQHNDAVGPTKGGIRFHPEVTADEVKALAGWMSLKCGIAELPYGGGKGGVICDPRQMSMNELERLSRGYVRAVSQIVGPTKDIPAPDVFTNPQIMAWMMDEYSEIREFESPGFITGKPLALGGSVGRETATSKGLYHIFNLISRMKGIEVGQARVIIQGFGNVGSYLAHFLHAQGAKIVGIGDANGAIFDENGLDIPHMMERRDSFGTVSHLFEKTITNRELLEQPCDILIPAALGGVITAENAERLQCKIVIEAANGPTTAEAEAILQKRDITVVPDILANSGGVIVSYFEWVQNNQGFYWDEETVDKLLREKMEASFRKAYDTMVHYQVDMRKAVYLVAVKRLAEASRVRGWVN, from the coding sequence ATGTCGGTGCAAGCCAAAGAAATCATACAGACAGAAGAAAATCATCCGCTGAAGGAGTTTCAGCTGCATTTGCGGGAAGCATGCGAGCTGCTGCATTACTCAGAGTCGGTCTATGAGCTGCTCGCGGAGCCGCTTCGCTTTTTCACCGTGCGGATACCCGTTCGGATGGACAATGGGAAAACGGAGGTGTTCACAGGCTTCCGTGCGCAGCACAACGATGCGGTGGGCCCGACCAAGGGAGGCATCCGGTTCCATCCGGAGGTGACAGCAGACGAAGTGAAAGCGCTGGCTGGCTGGATGAGTCTCAAGTGCGGAATCGCCGAGCTCCCCTACGGAGGAGGAAAAGGCGGCGTCATTTGCGATCCGCGTCAAATGAGCATGAATGAATTGGAGCGCTTGAGCCGGGGATACGTGCGGGCGGTCAGCCAGATTGTGGGGCCAACCAAGGATATTCCCGCTCCCGATGTATTCACCAATCCGCAAATCATGGCCTGGATGATGGATGAATACAGCGAGATCCGCGAGTTTGAATCGCCGGGCTTCATCACGGGCAAACCGCTTGCGCTGGGAGGGTCGGTCGGAAGAGAGACAGCCACATCCAAAGGGCTTTACCATATCTTCAATCTGATCAGCCGCATGAAGGGAATCGAAGTCGGGCAAGCGCGTGTGATCATACAAGGCTTCGGCAATGTGGGCAGCTATCTGGCCCATTTCCTGCACGCCCAAGGAGCCAAGATCGTGGGAATCGGCGACGCAAACGGAGCGATCTTCGACGAGAACGGCTTGGACATCCCGCACATGATGGAGCGCCGCGATTCGTTCGGCACGGTTTCCCATCTGTTCGAGAAGACAATCACCAACCGGGAATTGCTCGAGCAGCCTTGCGACATCCTGATTCCCGCCGCTCTCGGTGGCGTCATCACCGCTGAAAATGCCGAACGGCTGCAGTGCAAAATCGTGATCGAGGCCGCAAACGGACCGACCACAGCCGAGGCAGAGGCCATCCTGCAGAAGCGGGACATCACCGTGGTTCCCGACATCCTGGCCAACTCGGGAGGGGTCATAGTCTCGTACTTTGAATGGGTGCAGAACAATCAGGGCTTTTACTGGGATGAGGAGACCGTGGACAAATTGCTGCGGGAAAAAATGGAGGCAAGCTTCCGAAAGGCGTACGATACCATGGTCCACTATCAGGTAGACATGCGCAAGGCAGTCTATCTGGTGGCAGTGAAGCGGCTCGCTGAGGCGTCGCGCGTGCGGGGCTGGGTGAATTGA